In Nitrospira sp., the genomic window TGACACGATGCAGGATGCCCACCAGAAACTGAAAGCGCTCGACCAGTTGCGGTCGCAATTTTTTGCCGACATCAGCCATGAGCTCAGGACCCCCTTGACCGTCATCAGAGGCGAAGCTGAAGTGACACTCAGAGGGAAGGAGAAGCCGATCTCGGAGTATCGGACCACATTGGAACGGATTGTCCAATTGTCCAACCAATTGAACAAGCTGGTTGGTGATATCCTGTTTTTGGCTCGGTCTGAATCAGGGACTCTGCAGATCGATCTGAAGCCCACATCGCTGTCGGTCATTCTTGACGAAGTATGCCAGGAGACGAATATTCTCGCTCGATCACGAAGTATGAGCGCTACGCGTGAAGGGGCGTCGCATGATGCAATCGTGCAGGGAGACCCAGAACGGCTCAAACAGTTGTTTATGATCCTCACAGACAATGCCATCAAATACGGACGGCCAGGTGGCCGTATTGTGATGCGTCTAGAGAGCAAGAACGAAGCAGCACGCGTGACCATCACCGATGACGGGCTTGGAATTCCTGGCGCCGATCTTCCGCATGTCTTCAAGCGAGCCTATCGAGTCTGGCGGGGCCGTCCCTCGGCAGTCGGCGGAGCAGGGCTCGGCCTTCCGATCGCCAAATGGATCGCCGAGGCGCACCATGGAACAATCTCCATCGCAAGCGCTCTGGATCGGGGAACCACCGTCACCGTTGAATGTCCACTGTCTGGATCCCAGCTCTCCCGAGCGGATAGATAGGATTACTGTGATCCCTAAAAACACGATCATGTGTTTACGAAACTCCACCGCATTCGTCAAAAAGCTATCCACTCCCCTGACAGAGAGAAATGATCTATGAGTACGCATATTCTCGTGGTTGAAGACGACGAACGCATTTCGAGCTTTATCCGGCGCGGTTTGGAGGCAGAAGGGTATCTGGTGGATGTCGTTCAGGACGGACGCGAAGGAGTGGAGAAAGGCATGGCTCCGTATGATCTTATCCTCCTTGACCTTCTGCTGCCTGACCAAAGCGGTCACGAAGTCTGTCAAGCCTTGCGTCGTGAACAGGTTCAAACCCCTATTTTGATCCTGACGGCCAAAGATGGACTTGAAGATAAACTGAGCGGCTTCGACCACGGAGCCGACGACTATCTCACGAAACCCTTTGCCTTCGAGGAGCTCCTCGCGCGGATCAAAGCCCTACT contains:
- a CDS encoding response regulator transcription factor; the encoded protein is MSTHILVVEDDERISSFIRRGLEAEGYLVDVVQDGREGVEKGMAPYDLILLDLLLPDQSGHEVCQALRREQVQTPILILTAKDGLEDKLSGFDHGADDYLTKPFAFEELLARIKALLRRTPVLKEDATSVLQIADLSLNRSTRDVRRGDTILALTKKEFDLLEFLMSNPAKALSRTSILEHVWGYHYDTLTNTVDVYIGYLRKKIDAGSTIKLIQTVRDFGYKISDNQPL